In Chloroflexota bacterium, the following proteins share a genomic window:
- a CDS encoding L-seryl-tRNA(Sec) selenium transferase, which translates to MADKSAPEERLRRLPSVDRLLQTPEGQEWAAAFGHDLAAEAIREAVGEARSRVLAGEDVPSLADVLTLAQARLEALVTPTLRRAINATGVIIHTNLGRAPLSQAAREAMELAARGYTNLEFDLEAGVRGSRYVHAVNLLKRLTGAEDALVVNNNAGAVLLALSTLAAGREVVISRGQLVEIGGGFRIPDVMRQSGARLMEVGTTNRTALKDYAAAISAETVLLLRVHTSNFRIIGFTHQPGLDELVELARSRGLLVMDDLGSGTLLDTAQFGLAHEPMVQESLAAGADVVTFSGDKLLGGPQAGYIVGRRELVARMRTHPLTRALRVDKVAIAGIEATLRHYLLGEATREIPVWRMISTPADALRKRARAWARRLATAGVEAAVIPGQSTVGGGSLPGETLPTWLLALTVPSPDAFARALRMGRPAIVPRIEEDRLLFDPRTVLPDEDAALLKGILAAAGVA; encoded by the coding sequence ATGGCCGACAAGAGCGCACCGGAAGAACGTTTGCGCCGACTTCCCAGCGTGGACCGCCTGCTCCAGACGCCGGAAGGACAGGAGTGGGCCGCGGCGTTCGGCCACGACCTGGCCGCCGAAGCCATACGCGAGGCCGTGGGCGAAGCGCGCAGCCGCGTGCTGGCGGGGGAGGATGTGCCCTCCCTGGCCGATGTCCTGACGTTGGCGCAGGCGCGGCTAGAAGCCCTGGTTACGCCGACGCTGCGGCGCGCCATCAATGCCACGGGCGTCATCATCCACACGAACCTGGGCCGCGCACCGTTGAGCCAGGCCGCGCGCGAGGCGATGGAACTGGCGGCGCGAGGGTACACGAACCTGGAGTTTGACCTGGAGGCCGGCGTGCGCGGCTCTCGGTACGTCCATGCCGTCAACCTGCTCAAACGGCTGACCGGAGCCGAAGACGCGCTGGTGGTCAACAATAACGCCGGCGCAGTGCTGCTGGCGCTGAGCACGCTGGCCGCGGGGCGGGAGGTGGTCATCTCGCGCGGCCAACTGGTGGAAATCGGCGGGGGCTTCCGCATCCCCGACGTGATGCGGCAGAGCGGCGCGCGCCTGATGGAGGTCGGCACCACCAACCGCACCGCGCTGAAGGACTACGCGGCAGCCATCTCGGCGGAGACGGTCTTGCTCCTTCGCGTCCACACCAGCAACTTCCGCATCATCGGGTTCACGCACCAGCCCGGCCTGGACGAACTGGTGGAATTGGCGCGCAGCCGCGGCTTGCTCGTCATGGATGACCTGGGCAGCGGCACATTGCTGGACACAGCCCAATTCGGCCTGGCGCACGAGCCGATGGTGCAGGAGAGCCTCGCGGCGGGGGCGGATGTGGTAACCTTTAGCGGCGACAAACTGCTGGGAGGGCCGCAGGCGGGCTACATCGTCGGCAGGAGAGAACTCGTCGCCCGTATGCGGACGCACCCCCTCACCCGCGCCTTGCGCGTGGACAAGGTGGCCATCGCCGGCATTGAGGCCACCCTGCGGCACTACCTGCTGGGCGAGGCCACCCGCGAGATTCCCGTCTGGCGCATGATCTCAACGCCTGCCGACGCGCTCCGCAAACGGGCGCGCGCCTGGGCGCGGCGACTGGCAACCGCCGGCGTGGAGGCTGCCGTAATCCCCGGACAGTCCACCGTCGGGGGCGGCTCCCTCCCCGGCGAGACGCTCCCCACGTGGCTGCTGGCCCTGACGGTGCCCTCGCCCGATGCGTTCGCGCGCGCGCTCCGCATGGGCAGGCCTGCCATCGTGCCGCGCATTGAGGAAGACCGCCTGCTGTTTGACCCGCGCACCGTGCTGCCCGACGAGGATGCGGCACTGCTGAAGGGCATTCTCGCGGCGGCTGGCGTCGCTTAG
- a CDS encoding helix-turn-helix transcriptional regulator, translating to MQAAPALAIRNKILGALLKHARLRAGRLPDEYAQVFGCTEADILRWESGETPITLSQLEVWAHLSGVPLSFFWNDHALPQRREVEEPVQPIMQIRRKMVGVLLRQSRLIAARSLEDLAQEIGVTPEYLEACEAGTKELSVAQLELAAEACGVPIAQFFDEDLFAPSEEERRMRDLHRLDELPPDLREFVLKPSNALYLKIAKQISALSADTLREIAETLLDITL from the coding sequence ATGCAAGCCGCTCCGGCACTCGCTATTCGGAACAAGATACTGGGGGCGCTCCTGAAGCACGCGCGCCTTCGCGCCGGCAGGCTTCCCGATGAATACGCGCAGGTGTTCGGCTGCACCGAGGCTGACATCCTCCGCTGGGAGAGCGGCGAGACGCCCATCACGCTGTCCCAACTGGAGGTCTGGGCTCACTTGAGCGGCGTGCCCCTCTCGTTCTTCTGGAACGACCACGCGCTGCCCCAACGACGAGAGGTTGAGGAGCCGGTGCAGCCCATCATGCAGATTCGCCGCAAGATGGTGGGTGTCCTGCTGCGCCAGTCCCGCCTGATTGCGGCGCGCTCGCTGGAAGACCTGGCGCAGGAAATCGGCGTAACGCCGGAGTATCTGGAGGCGTGCGAGGCGGGCACGAAGGAACTGTCGGTGGCCCAATTGGAACTCGCCGCCGAGGCGTGTGGCGTGCCCATCGCCCAGTTCTTTGACGAGGACCTGTTCGCGCCCAGCGAGGAGGAACGCCGAATGCGCGACCTGCACCGCCTGGACGAACTTCCGCCCGACCTGCGCGAGTTCGTGCTCAAGCCGTCCAACGCGCTGTACCTGAAGATCGCCAAGCAGATCAGCGCCCTTTCCGCCGACACCCTGCGCGAAATCGCCGAGACGCTGTTGGACATCACGCTGTGA
- a CDS encoding GAF domain-containing protein, whose amino-acid sequence MKQGTNPAHAKPSGPPVAEVVAHLVAKDFRAALGAVAQQVVAYTEARAVSLACVGEGEARARAGTWPDDATPKVDSWERALAAQARRGATTLPEGPLPISMARGADWVLCAAPLVAGQQVAGLLSLCVAPGDEVRAAQRLRDMAPWLGGVLHLAQARETAHLQVAALGTILRQAQAWTAEPDTRAALRAALQVLATLFGAQGGLIAALDDEAGVLHCLGAYIPNEALDWTGARLRPAGMLHHACVSGETVVCNEPDKDPRYAPDVEGALVASLRSLVAVPIRTPGGRRGVLAIFNRMGTSGFRPADASLIAGVAALVSAILETAWLRQAVDETREQWGALPRSIRTEIAGTLHQGPIQVLAAVAMGLDHVEHLLAAQPDAASEEIKSLKALTREATREARLLLFELHPTLLETEGLAGTLSAYIQQLPEESVRIRLDASGLAGEIPLPVSEAAFHAAAQGIRHARLHGQATEIGLTLAADDEALTLTLEDNGKPHGERRCTRGEVGIGCVAAIGEQLTPLGGTLDLREASAGQGPTVQIRIPLGARQA is encoded by the coding sequence GTGAAGCAGGGGACGAATCCAGCCCACGCAAAGCCGTCTGGCCCGCCGGTGGCCGAGGTAGTCGCGCACCTGGTTGCGAAGGACTTCCGCGCGGCTCTCGGCGCGGTGGCGCAACAGGTGGTCGCATACACCGAGGCGCGGGCGGTCTCGCTGGCCTGCGTGGGGGAAGGGGAGGCGCGGGCGCGCGCGGGAACCTGGCCCGACGACGCCACGCCCAAGGTGGATTCGTGGGAGCGGGCGCTGGCCGCGCAGGCGAGGCGGGGCGCGACAACGCTGCCGGAAGGCCCGCTGCCCATCAGCATGGCGCGGGGCGCGGACTGGGTCCTATGCGCGGCGCCGCTCGTCGCGGGCCAACAGGTCGCGGGCCTACTGTCGTTGTGCGTCGCGCCGGGCGACGAGGTGCGGGCGGCCCAACGCTTGCGCGACATGGCCCCGTGGCTGGGCGGCGTGCTGCACCTGGCCCAGGCGCGGGAGACCGCACACCTGCAGGTGGCCGCGCTCGGCACCATCCTCCGCCAGGCCCAGGCGTGGACGGCGGAACCCGACACCCGTGCGGCCCTGCGCGCGGCGCTTCAAGTCCTGGCGACGCTCTTCGGCGCGCAGGGTGGCCTGATCGCGGCCCTGGACGACGAGGCGGGCGTGCTGCATTGTCTGGGGGCGTACATCCCCAACGAAGCGTTGGACTGGACGGGCGCGCGCCTCAGGCCCGCTGGCATGTTGCACCACGCCTGCGTTTCGGGGGAGACCGTCGTCTGCAACGAGCCGGACAAAGACCCGCGCTACGCGCCGGATGTGGAAGGCGCGCTGGTGGCGTCGCTTCGGTCGCTGGTGGCCGTGCCGATACGCACGCCAGGAGGGCGGCGCGGCGTGCTCGCCATCTTCAACCGCATGGGCACGTCGGGGTTCCGCCCCGCCGACGCCAGCCTGATCGCGGGCGTGGCCGCCCTTGTGTCGGCGATTCTGGAGACCGCGTGGCTGCGCCAGGCGGTGGACGAGACGCGGGAGCAATGGGGGGCGCTCCCCCGCTCCATCCGCACGGAGATTGCAGGGACGCTGCACCAGGGCCCGATCCAGGTGCTGGCCGCGGTCGCCATGGGGCTGGACCACGTGGAGCATCTCCTGGCGGCCCAGCCCGACGCCGCCAGCGAGGAGATCAAGTCGCTCAAGGCGTTGACCCGCGAGGCCACCCGCGAGGCGCGCCTCCTCCTGTTTGAACTGCACCCCACGCTGCTGGAGACCGAGGGACTGGCCGGCACCCTGTCCGCGTACATCCAGCAGTTGCCCGAGGAAAGCGTCCGCATCCGCCTTGATGCTAGCGGCCTCGCCGGCGAGATTCCGTTGCCGGTGTCCGAGGCGGCATTCCACGCGGCCGCGCAGGGCATCCGTCACGCCCGACTGCATGGCCAGGCCACGGAGATTGGGTTGACGCTGGCCGCCGATGACGAGGCGCTCACGCTCACGCTTGAGGACAACGGCAAGCCCCATGGCGAACGCCGCTGCACGCGAGGCGAAGTGGGAATCGGATGCGTGGCCGCCATCGGCGAGCAACTCACGCCGCTGGGGGGCACCCTGGACCTGCGGGAAGCCTCCGCCGGACAAGGGCCGACGGTGCAGATTCGCATCCCGCTAGGGGCGCGGCAGGCGTAA
- the fusA gene encoding elongation factor G: protein MAGYDISKLRNVALLGHGNSGKTTLSEVMLFDAGAISRLGKVDDGNTTSDFDPEEQRRKISVNTSILPLEWGDCRITILDTPGYTDFVGEVRSAVRVVEGAVVLLDAVAGVEVGTELVWQHANDYKLPRLVFVNKMDRENADFQKAVASLAEIFGVRPAIMQLPIGSQATFKGVVDLVSRTAYLGPKAEKSPIPADMASQVEEARTQLIEVAAEGDDELIMKYLDGEELTEDEIYRGLRLGVKGGKIVPVLCGASLANIGIQPLLSAIVALLPSPAEGGEILAKNSATGETETLAATDNGPLAALAFKTTADPFVGRLTYLRVYSGILESDSRAFNSRSQSEERIGQLFLIRGKEQTPVKQLRAGEIGGVAKLSSTITGDTLCDKGRPLVLDPVTYPKPIFSAAISPKTKADLDKMSTALTRLVEEDPTLEVTRDAETNETILSGMGESHVDIAARKLQQKFGVEITVGTPKVPYRETITRTASAQGRHKKQTGGHGQFGDVWLRLEPLPRGAGFEFVDEVFGGAVPRQYIPAVEKGVRETMTKGILAGYPVVDVRVALYDGSYHPVDSSEMAFKIAANLGFKKAMEEAGPVLLEPIMQVVITIPEQYMGDVLGDLNTRRARVQGMEQSHGRSVVTAQVPLAEMLHYATTLRSITQGRGVYTMEFSHYEEVPSHIAQQIIQAAKAAESK, encoded by the coding sequence ATGGCCGGTTACGACATCAGCAAGTTGCGCAATGTTGCCTTGCTGGGACATGGCAACAGCGGGAAGACCACACTGTCCGAGGTCATGCTCTTTGACGCAGGTGCCATCTCGCGCCTCGGTAAGGTGGACGACGGGAACACCACATCGGACTTTGACCCCGAAGAGCAGCGGAGGAAGATCTCGGTCAACACCTCTATCCTTCCACTGGAGTGGGGGGATTGCCGCATCACGATTCTGGACACCCCGGGGTACACGGACTTCGTGGGCGAAGTGCGCAGCGCCGTGCGGGTCGTGGAGGGGGCTGTCGTGCTGCTGGATGCCGTCGCCGGCGTGGAGGTCGGCACGGAACTGGTCTGGCAGCACGCCAATGACTACAAGTTGCCCCGCCTCGTCTTCGTCAACAAGATGGACCGCGAAAACGCCGACTTCCAGAAGGCGGTCGCCAGCCTGGCCGAGATTTTCGGCGTGCGGCCTGCCATCATGCAGTTGCCCATCGGCAGCCAGGCCACCTTCAAGGGCGTGGTGGACCTGGTGTCGCGCACGGCGTATCTGGGCCCCAAGGCCGAAAAAAGCCCCATCCCCGCCGACATGGCGAGCCAGGTGGAAGAGGCGCGGACGCAACTGATAGAAGTCGCCGCCGAGGGCGATGACGAACTCATCATGAAATACCTGGACGGCGAAGAACTCACCGAGGACGAAATCTACCGAGGGCTACGGTTGGGCGTCAAGGGCGGCAAGATCGTCCCCGTCCTGTGCGGCGCGTCCCTGGCCAACATCGGCATCCAGCCGCTGCTCAGCGCCATCGTCGCCCTGCTGCCCTCGCCAGCCGAAGGGGGCGAGATTCTCGCCAAGAACTCTGCCACCGGCGAGACCGAAACCCTGGCAGCCACCGACAACGGGCCTCTGGCCGCGCTGGCGTTCAAAACGACGGCAGACCCCTTCGTGGGGCGACTCACCTACCTGCGCGTGTACTCAGGCATTCTGGAGTCGGACTCCCGCGCGTTCAACTCCCGCTCCCAGAGCGAGGAGCGCATCGGCCAGTTGTTCCTTATCCGCGGCAAGGAGCAGACCCCCGTCAAGCAGTTGCGCGCGGGCGAAATCGGCGGCGTGGCCAAGTTGAGCAGCACCATCACCGGGGACACCCTGTGCGACAAGGGCCGGCCCCTGGTGCTGGATCCGGTAACCTACCCGAAGCCCATCTTCTCGGCGGCCATCTCGCCCAAGACCAAGGCCGACCTGGACAAGATGAGCACGGCTCTGACGCGGTTGGTGGAAGAAGATCCCACCCTGGAAGTTACCCGCGACGCCGAAACCAACGAGACGATTCTGTCGGGCATGGGCGAGTCCCATGTGGACATCGCGGCCCGCAAACTCCAGCAGAAGTTCGGCGTGGAGATCACCGTGGGCACGCCCAAGGTTCCCTACCGCGAAACGATCACCCGGACGGCCAGCGCCCAGGGACGCCACAAGAAGCAGACGGGCGGCCACGGGCAGTTTGGCGATGTGTGGCTGCGGCTGGAGCCCCTACCGCGCGGCGCTGGATTTGAGTTCGTGGATGAGGTGTTCGGCGGGGCCGTGCCGCGCCAGTACATCCCGGCGGTGGAAAAGGGCGTGCGCGAGACAATGACCAAGGGCATCCTGGCAGGCTATCCGGTGGTGGACGTGCGCGTCGCGCTCTACGACGGCTCGTACCATCCGGTGGACTCGTCGGAAATGGCGTTCAAGATCGCCGCGAACCTGGGGTTCAAGAAGGCGATGGAGGAAGCCGGCCCGGTGCTGCTGGAACCCATCATGCAGGTGGTCATCACCATTCCCGAGCAGTACATGGGCGACGTGCTGGGCGACCTGAACACCCGACGGGCGCGCGTGCAGGGCATGGAACAGTCCCACGGGCGCAGCGTCGTAACGGCGCAGGTCCCACTGGCCGAGATGCTCCACTATGCCACCACCCTGCGCTCCATCACCCAGGGGCGCGGCGTGTACACCATGGAGTTCTCGCACTACGAGGAAGTCCCCTCGCACATCGCGCAGCAGATCATCCAGGCGGCGAAGGCAGCAGAGTCCAAGTAG
- a CDS encoding NADH:flavin oxidoreductase, producing the protein MANLFDSLEVRGVRLRNRIVMPPIATERATPRGEVTDWHLAHYEAIATDGPGLLIVEHTYIRRDGRVSDRQLGIHDDALIPGLARLAQTIKAAGAAACLQITHAGARTTRDLIGAQPISAWTLPVPGDPEAPRALRREEIQQLARDYAEAARRAQAAGFDAVEIHGAHGYLLGQFVSPVTNRRTDDYGGPLENRLRFPCEVIRAVREAVGRDLLVLYRFGADDLTPGGITADDAERIAPILAGAGVDILDVSGGLGGSGRDRFTEQGYFVLLAARVRRAAGIPTIGVGNVRDPEYADRVIRDGLVDLIAVGRAQLADPDWVAKARRLLASRE; encoded by the coding sequence ATGGCGAACCTGTTTGACTCCCTAGAGGTGCGAGGCGTCCGGCTGCGGAACCGCATCGTCATGCCGCCCATCGCCACGGAACGCGCCACCCCGCGGGGCGAGGTTACCGACTGGCATTTGGCGCACTACGAAGCCATCGCCACCGACGGGCCGGGGCTGCTCATCGTGGAGCACACGTACATCCGCCGCGACGGTCGCGTGTCGGACCGCCAGTTGGGCATCCATGACGACGCGCTGATTCCGGGCCTGGCTCGGCTGGCGCAAACCATCAAGGCGGCGGGCGCAGCGGCCTGCTTGCAGATCACCCACGCCGGCGCGCGCACGACCCGCGACCTCATCGGCGCGCAGCCTATCAGCGCCTGGACTCTCCCCGTCCCCGGAGATCCAGAGGCGCCAAGGGCGCTTCGGCGGGAGGAGATTCAGCAACTGGCCCGCGACTACGCCGAAGCCGCGCGGCGCGCCCAGGCGGCCGGGTTTGACGCCGTGGAGATTCACGGCGCTCATGGCTACTTGCTGGGGCAGTTCGTCTCGCCCGTTACCAACCGCCGCACCGATGACTACGGCGGGCCGCTGGAAAACCGCTTGCGCTTCCCCTGCGAGGTCATCCGCGCCGTGCGGGAAGCCGTCGGGCGCGACCTGCTGGTGCTGTACCGATTCGGGGCCGACGACCTCACCCCGGGCGGCATCACCGCCGATGACGCCGAACGCATCGCGCCGATCCTGGCCGGGGCCGGGGTGGACATCCTGGACGTTTCGGGCGGGCTTGGGGGATCGGGCCGCGACCGATTCACCGAGCAGGGCTACTTCGTGCTTCTGGCGGCGAGGGTGCGGCGCGCCGCCGGAATTCCAACCATTGGCGTGGGCAACGTGCGCGATCCGGAGTACGCCGACCGGGTGATACGGGATGGCTTGGTGGACCTCATCGCCGTGGGACGGGCGCAACTGGCCGATCCCGACTGGGTGGCGAAGGCTCGGCGGCTGCTGGCGTCGCGCGAGTAA
- the ade gene encoding adenine deaminase, whose translation MTLEDLIRIARGEDEADLVLKNARVVNVFSGDIHVTSVAIASTRIAGLGDYRGKVEIDLDGAYVCPGFIDGHVHIESSMLRVPEFARAVLPHGTTSVVIDPHEIANVLGFDGIRYMLESSKRNPFSVYVMVPSCVPATDMETSGARILPSDLALLLKENWVQGVGEMMNYPGVLFREPSVMAKVRAAAGKRIDGHAPGLSGRDLMAYIAAGVGSDHECTRVEEAKEKLRMGMYIMIREGSTARNLRDLLPLVTPATARRCMFVTDDRHPLELLEEGHLDSIIRTAIASGLDPITAIQMATLNPAEYFGLLDRGGIRPGWRADLVVFDNFMDFRILKVLRGGQIVAERGRFVGSLSPHNPAIVRSSMNVHPPSISFAVPARGNRVRVIGLVPGQIVTQQLIMEPKTDGEFVVSDTERDVLKIAVVERHQATGNVGLGFVHGFGLRRGALASSVAHDSHNIILVGTSDDDMKVALGRMVEMRGGLVAVQDGQVRAELPLPIAGLMSDRPLEEVGAAFRELLQAAADMGSALRDPFTALSFLALPVIPTLKLTDRGLVDVTQFRFVPLFVQ comes from the coding sequence ATCACGCTTGAGGATTTGATACGCATTGCGCGGGGGGAAGATGAGGCCGACCTGGTGCTGAAGAACGCCCGCGTGGTCAACGTCTTCTCGGGCGACATTCACGTTACCAGTGTGGCCATCGCCAGCACGCGCATCGCCGGCCTGGGCGACTATCGCGGCAAGGTGGAGATAGACCTGGACGGAGCCTACGTCTGCCCTGGGTTCATTGACGGCCATGTGCACATTGAGAGTTCCATGCTGCGGGTGCCCGAGTTCGCGCGGGCCGTGTTGCCCCACGGGACTACGTCGGTGGTCATTGACCCCCACGAGATCGCCAACGTGCTGGGGTTTGACGGCATTCGGTACATGCTGGAATCCAGCAAGCGCAACCCCTTCAGCGTCTATGTCATGGTGCCGTCGTGCGTGCCCGCGACGGACATGGAGACTTCGGGCGCGCGCATCCTGCCGTCGGACCTGGCGCTGCTGCTGAAGGAGAACTGGGTGCAGGGCGTGGGCGAGATGATGAACTACCCGGGCGTCCTGTTCCGCGAGCCGTCGGTGATGGCCAAGGTGCGGGCGGCCGCGGGCAAACGGATTGACGGCCACGCGCCCGGCCTTTCGGGCCGCGACCTCATGGCCTACATCGCCGCCGGCGTCGGCTCGGACCACGAGTGCACGCGGGTGGAGGAGGCCAAAGAGAAACTGCGCATGGGCATGTACATCATGATTCGCGAGGGTTCCACCGCCCGCAACCTGCGCGACCTGCTGCCGCTGGTTACGCCCGCCACGGCGCGCCGCTGCATGTTCGTTACCGACGACCGCCACCCGCTGGAGTTGCTGGAGGAGGGACACCTGGACAGCATCATCCGCACGGCCATCGCCAGCGGGCTGGACCCCATCACCGCCATCCAGATGGCGACGCTGAACCCCGCGGAGTACTTCGGCCTTCTGGACCGGGGCGGCATCCGCCCAGGGTGGCGGGCCGATCTGGTGGTTTTTGACAACTTCATGGACTTCCGCATTCTCAAGGTGCTGCGCGGCGGGCAGATTGTCGCCGAGCGGGGGCGGTTCGTCGGCTCCCTGTCGCCCCACAACCCCGCCATCGTGCGCAGTTCCATGAACGTGCACCCGCCCAGCATCTCCTTCGCGGTCCCCGCGCGCGGCAACCGCGTCCGCGTCATCGGCCTGGTCCCCGGACAGATCGTTACGCAGCAACTCATCATGGAGCCGAAAACGGACGGGGAGTTCGTCGTCTCGGATACCGAGCGCGACGTTCTGAAGATTGCGGTGGTAGAGCGACACCAGGCCACGGGCAACGTGGGGCTGGGCTTCGTGCACGGCTTCGGGCTGAGGCGCGGCGCGCTGGCCTCGTCGGTGGCGCACGATTCCCACAACATCATCCTGGTCGGCACCAGCGACGACGACATGAAGGTGGCGCTGGGGCGGATGGTGGAGATGCGCGGTGGGTTGGTGGCCGTGCAGGACGGTCAAGTGCGGGCGGAGTTGCCGCTGCCCATCGCGGGCCTCATGTCGGACCGACCGCTGGAGGAAGTGGGCGCGGCGTTTCGGGAGTTGCTGCAGGCCGCCGCCGACATGGGTTCCGCCCTGCGCGATCCGTTCACGGCGCTGAGTTTCCTGGCCCTGCCCGTCATCCCGACACTGAAACTCACGGACCGCGGCCTGGTGGACGTTACGCAATTCCGCTTCGTGCCCCTGTTTGTCCAGTAG
- a CDS encoding bifunctional nuclease family protein yields the protein MIEVRVDSIRVSLVSAHRVVVLRDIASPRYLPIWIGPFEAEAIAAELQGVRAPRPMTHDLLKNVLAHLGAHVTHVIITSLRGDTFYARIFLDVGGQITDIDSRPSDAIALAVRTQSPIYVAEEVLAQAGLEPDPGISLDEEDKLAPYRDFVESLDLHLPGDEDAEKDEDEE from the coding sequence ATGATTGAGGTGAGAGTGGACAGCATTCGGGTAAGTTTGGTATCGGCGCATCGGGTGGTGGTCCTGCGGGACATTGCATCGCCACGCTACCTTCCCATCTGGATCGGCCCGTTTGAGGCCGAGGCCATCGCCGCCGAGTTGCAAGGCGTGCGCGCTCCGCGGCCCATGACCCACGACCTGCTCAAGAACGTGTTGGCCCACCTGGGAGCGCATGTTACCCACGTAATCATTACCAGTCTGCGAGGGGATACGTTCTACGCCCGCATCTTCCTGGACGTCGGGGGCCAGATCACCGACATTGACTCGCGCCCCAGCGACGCCATCGCCCTCGCGGTGCGCACCCAGTCGCCCATCTACGTTGCCGAAGAGGTGCTGGCCCAGGCGGGCCTGGAGCCTGACCCAGGCATCAGCCTGGATGAAGAGGACAAACTCGCCCCTTATCGCGACTTCGTGGAGAGCCTGGACCTGCATCTCCCTGGCGACGAGGACGCCGAGAAGGATGAGGACGAGGAATGA
- the dnaB gene encoding replicative DNA helicase, translated as MSTDRLPPQNIEAEQSLLGSILIDPEAIIRVSPIVRPEDFYRETHAIIYAAALELHERHQPADFVTLRDALQQRNQLELVGGTAYLSTLVNAVPTSAHAEYYAQIVQRTAILRRLIDAATQITGIAHEPVDDAEEAIDRAEQILFAVAERRHARDLTPISQVIARYYDRIQMLAEHKGEPLGVPTGFTMLDKLLGGLQPSDLIILAARPSMGKTALALTIATHAAKRHRARVAIFSLEMSAEQLVQRLLAAETGIDAQRLRIGDVREDEWPLIVQAASTLSETNIFIDDSPSLTVLSMRSKARRIHAQYGLDLIIVDYLQLMEGDRRSENRVQEISNISRGLKGLARELNVPVLALSQLSRAVEARQDKRPQLSDLRESGSIEQDADVVLFIYRDSMYYKTEEEWARAFPDKPYYPGLSEIWVSKQRNGPAGKKVDLYFEEHLAVFRDLKRESVQLNQ; from the coding sequence ATGAGCACGGACCGCCTTCCCCCTCAGAACATAGAGGCCGAGCAGTCGCTTCTGGGCAGCATCCTGATTGACCCCGAGGCCATCATTCGGGTCTCGCCCATCGTGCGGCCCGAGGACTTCTACCGTGAGACCCATGCCATCATCTACGCCGCTGCTCTGGAACTGCACGAGCGCCACCAGCCCGCCGACTTCGTAACCCTGCGCGACGCCCTCCAGCAGCGCAATCAGTTGGAGTTGGTGGGCGGGACGGCTTACTTGAGCACCCTGGTCAACGCCGTGCCCACCTCGGCTCACGCGGAGTACTACGCGCAAATCGTGCAGCGCACGGCTATCCTGCGCCGCCTCATTGACGCCGCCACCCAGATTACCGGCATCGCCCACGAGCCGGTGGACGACGCCGAAGAGGCTATTGACCGCGCCGAGCAGATTCTGTTCGCCGTGGCCGAGCGCAGGCACGCCCGCGACCTCACGCCCATCTCGCAGGTGATCGCCCGCTACTACGACCGCATCCAGATGCTGGCCGAGCACAAGGGGGAACCCCTCGGCGTGCCCACGGGGTTCACCATGCTGGACAAACTCCTGGGCGGGCTTCAGCCGTCGGATCTCATCATCCTGGCGGCGCGCCCCAGCATGGGCAAGACCGCCCTGGCGCTGACCATCGCCACCCACGCCGCCAAGCGCCATCGCGCGCGCGTCGCCATCTTCAGCCTGGAGATGTCGGCCGAGCAGTTGGTACAGCGCCTGCTGGCAGCCGAGACCGGCATTGATGCCCAGCGCCTGCGCATCGGCGACGTGCGCGAAGACGAGTGGCCGCTCATCGTCCAGGCCGCCAGCACGCTGTCAGAAACCAACATCTTCATAGACGACTCGCCGTCGCTCACGGTGCTCTCCATGCGCTCCAAGGCACGGCGAATCCATGCCCAATATGGCCTTGACCTCATCATCGTGGACTACCTGCAACTGATGGAGGGCGACCGCCGCTCCGAAAACCGCGTGCAGGAGATTTCCAACATCTCCCGCGGCCTCAAGGGCCTGGCCCGCGAACTCAACGTGCCCGTGCTGGCCCTGTCGCAACTGTCGCGTGCGGTGGAGGCACGGCAGGACAAGCGGCCGCAACTGTCGGACCTGCGCGAGTCGGGCTCCATTGAGCAGGACGCCGACGTGGTGCTGTTCATCTACCGCGACTCCATGTACTACAAAACCGAAGAGGAGTGGGCGCGCGCCTTTCCGGACAAGCCCTACTATCCCGGCCTGTCGGAAATCTGGGTCAGCAAGCAGCGCAACGGACCCGCGGGCAAGAAGGTTGACCTGTACTTTGAGGAGCATCTGGCCGTCTTCCGCGACCTGAAGCGCGAGAGCGTGCAGTTGAATCAATGA